A window of Paucidesulfovibrio gracilis DSM 16080 genomic DNA:
GCCTCAACCTGCAATGCAAAAGCCGGGTCCGTCCAGCAAGACGAACCCGGCTTTTGAACCGTTGCTGTACAAGCTCTGGGCCTGCAAAGCATACGCGGATTCAATCCCCCATAATGGCAGGACCGCCCGATCCCCAAGGCCGCACCTGAACACTGTCCGCGGCGCCGGTCTGCGAGGCATCCGAATCCGGTAGCTCCTCGGAAACCACCTCCTGGCCCGGACCCACAAGAATGCCCTGGTGAAACACGCCGTGCACCCGGGTGCCATCCTGATAACGAAACTCGCCCACACCATCGGGCTGGTTGTCCTTGAATGCCCCTTCGTACACGTCCCCATTGGCGTACTGGTAGGTACCCTTGCCCTCCATGTCGCCTTCCACAAACTCGCCCTGGTACACGTCCCCATTGGGGAATTCGTACACGCCGAAGCCGTGGCGGTGGTTGTCGCGAAATTCTCCGGTGTATTTGTGGCCGCGGGTGATCTTGGTGCCGGAACCGTTGATGCAGTCTCCGTCCACACATTGCGCCCGGGCCTGGAGAGGGAGGGTCAACGCTCCCGCCAAAGCCAGGCCGAATGCCAGGCTCCGGGTCCGCCGCGCCACGCGCCGCCATTGCTGATGCCTCATTGCAAACATGATCGCTCCGTCGGGATGTTGCGGCCGCACGCCGCAGCCGTTGCCGGTGTGTTCTGGTGCCGGATCAGGTCGTAGACCCCTCGCCGGTCCGATCCATGGCGAATTTGAAAAACTCGTCGGTCCAGGAATAGGCGTCGGCATACGCCGTGGACACCGAACCCGTGGGCAAGTCCAGGTTCACGGCCAGATGCCCCATGGCGTCCCAATCCCCGTTTTCAATGGTCCGTACCAGGGACAACCAGGGAGCCAGGGCGCTGACTCCGCCAAGCAGGGCCGCGGCAATGCGCTCATCCAGGTGGACCAGCTCCATGACGCGATGCATGGGCATGTCCAGCAACGCATCCAATAGCGAAAAGATACCCATAAGAAACAACGTGGAGGACAGCTCGTCCCGTCCAGCGGCCAGGGCCAGCTGCTCCAGGAACCGGGCACGA
This region includes:
- a CDS encoding MORN repeat-containing protein, whose amino-acid sequence is MFAMRHQQWRRVARRTRSLAFGLALAGALTLPLQARAQCVDGDCINGSGTKITRGHKYTGEFRDNHRHGFGVYEFPNGDVYQGEFVEGDMEGKGTYQYANGDVYEGAFKDNQPDGVGEFRYQDGTRVHGVFHQGILVGPGQEVVSEELPDSDASQTGAADSVQVRPWGSGGPAIMGD